A single window of Rubripirellula lacrimiformis DNA harbors:
- a CDS encoding vWA domain-containing protein — MKSRVGGVIHAYQKYDPVSFPSPTSEPPDLVSPAFEQAMMYGNYRELTPEELARAVRLDPSQIAGLGPSLDQLRAMLEERRRKILETYEARTVQKKARRAFLKSTKNVRVPKTQEKAFRQAINYEQPYIIEQIWYRADGENPSLANDLMNISARMSDKHHLEELESNYDFTGNESMSIPKALQIKEELEKIDELLRQLQQAAKDAQIGIIDLEMLSEFADKGDMQKLEEMQQQLENMMREQAERQGLEKNPDGSGTFRLTPQAYKIFQGRLLQRIFSELAPSRTGRHQGDVVGEGAVELQQTKPYEFGDSVANIDLPQTVINALLRQGDERPIRLRSDDIEVHKTRNHPKCATAVIMDMSGSMRYEGQYINVKRMALALQGLIATEYPGDFLKFIEMFTFAKLRTPGEIIELMPKPVTIHDPIVQLRADMSDPDIGESMVHPHFTNIQHALQLARRNLATCDTPNRQIVLITDGLPTAHFEEEQLYMLYPPHPRTEEATMREAAMCNKEGITINIFLIPSWSQSQEDVQFAQRMAQSTNGRVFFTSGNDLDRFVLWDYVQNRREIIG, encoded by the coding sequence ATGAAGTCTCGTGTCGGTGGTGTCATCCATGCGTACCAAAAGTACGATCCGGTATCGTTCCCGTCACCGACCAGCGAGCCGCCGGATCTGGTTTCGCCGGCGTTCGAACAGGCCATGATGTATGGGAACTATCGTGAACTGACACCCGAGGAACTAGCCAGGGCTGTTCGTTTGGACCCCAGCCAGATTGCTGGCTTGGGCCCAAGTTTGGATCAACTGCGAGCGATGTTGGAAGAACGTCGTCGCAAAATATTGGAAACCTACGAGGCTCGGACGGTCCAAAAGAAGGCGCGGCGGGCGTTCCTGAAATCAACCAAGAATGTGCGCGTGCCCAAGACGCAGGAAAAGGCATTTCGGCAAGCGATCAACTACGAACAGCCCTACATCATCGAACAGATCTGGTACCGCGCCGATGGTGAAAATCCATCCTTGGCCAACGACCTGATGAACATCTCGGCTCGGATGAGCGACAAGCACCATCTGGAAGAATTGGAATCGAATTACGATTTCACAGGGAACGAGTCGATGTCGATTCCCAAGGCGCTGCAGATCAAGGAAGAACTGGAAAAGATCGACGAACTGTTGCGGCAGCTTCAGCAGGCAGCCAAGGACGCACAAATTGGCATCATCGATCTAGAGATGTTGTCCGAGTTTGCTGATAAAGGCGACATGCAGAAGTTGGAAGAGATGCAGCAGCAACTCGAAAACATGATGCGCGAACAAGCCGAGCGTCAGGGGTTGGAAAAGAATCCGGACGGCAGCGGAACATTTCGGCTGACACCACAGGCTTATAAGATTTTTCAGGGACGCCTGTTGCAGCGAATCTTTAGCGAACTGGCTCCGTCGCGAACCGGGCGTCACCAAGGGGACGTCGTGGGCGAAGGTGCCGTCGAACTACAGCAGACCAAGCCCTACGAATTCGGTGACAGTGTCGCCAACATCGACCTGCCGCAGACCGTCATCAATGCGCTGCTGCGTCAAGGCGACGAACGTCCGATCCGTTTGCGCAGCGATGATATCGAAGTCCACAAGACTCGCAATCATCCCAAGTGCGCGACCGCCGTCATCATGGATATGAGCGGTTCGATGCGTTACGAAGGGCAATACATCAACGTCAAGCGAATGGCACTTGCGCTGCAAGGGTTGATCGCGACGGAGTATCCCGGTGACTTTCTGAAGTTCATCGAAATGTTTACGTTCGCGAAACTTCGAACGCCCGGCGAAATCATCGAACTGATGCCCAAACCGGTGACGATCCATGATCCCATTGTCCAGCTTCGCGCCGACATGAGCGATCCTGATATCGGTGAATCCATGGTGCATCCGCACTTCACCAATATCCAGCACGCTTTGCAGTTGGCTCGCCGTAACCTTGCCACCTGCGATACGCCCAATCGCCAGATCGTTCTGATCACCGATGGGTTGCCGACGGCGCACTTCGAAGAAGAACAGCTTTATATGCTGTACCCACCACATCCTCGCACCGAAGAAGCGACAATGCGAGAGGCAGCGATGTGCAACAAAGAGGGGATCACCATCAATATATTTTTGATTCCCAGTTGGTCGCAAAGTCAGGAAGACGTCCAGTTTGCCCAGCGTATGGCCCAGTCGACCAACGGCCGCGTCTTCTTTACCAGCGGCAATGACCTGGATCGATTTGTGCTGTGGGATTACGTCCAGAACCGACGAGAGATCATCGGCTAG